One window of Nicotiana tomentosiformis chromosome 11, ASM39032v3, whole genome shotgun sequence genomic DNA carries:
- the LOC104118478 gene encoding uncharacterized protein isoform X1, translated as MKNYYDYLKEKYQAWLPITKKTGNIYDPTTNTILMSNSEWDEYIKAHPKAKALKTSPLPFPDLCTKLFEGSTTTRIHGWSLSCTYPRPGVSSISTTIDIDTLDRVEYLVGNKNDGAPTDYPSQSSVPIENKPLGKKKKIALSQLDIEEKMSIALELLVKINSGPDVEECMVKLEELGSEEPLYSATVSILYEGDNYRKAWMNITEVDKLEN; from the exons ATGAAGAATTATTATGATTATCTAAAAGAAAAGTATCAAGCTTGGTTGCCAATAACCAAAAAGACCGGAAATATTTATGACCCAACAACCAATACCATTCTAATGTCTAATAGTGAGTGGGATGAGTACATAAAG GCTCATCCAAAAGCAAAGGCATTGAAGACTTCGCCTCTACCATTCCCAGATCTTTGTACAAAACTTTTTGAGGGTTCTACAACAACAAGAATTCATGGTTGGAGTCTAAGCTGTACATATCCCCGCCCTGGTGTCTCTTCTATATCTACTACTATAGATATAGATACACTTGATAGAGTCGAATATCTAGTTGGTAATAAGAATGATGGAGCTCCTACTGATTATCCATCTCAGTCTTCAGTTCCAAttgaaaataaacctttgggaaagaaaaaaaaaatcgcaTTATCTCAATTGGACATTGAAGAGAAGATGAGTATTGCATTGGAGTTATTGGTTAAAATAAATAGTGGGCCTGACGTTGAAGAGTGCATGGTAAAACTAGAAGAACTTGGATCGGAAGAACCATTATACAGTGCAACTGTTAGTATACTGTATGAAGGTGACAACTACAGGAAAGCATGGATGAACATTACCGAGGTTGACAAATTGGAGAATTGA
- the LOC104118478 gene encoding uncharacterized protein isoform X2: MEFPSKNRTSLTSCGEAHPKAKALKTSPLPFPDLCTKLFEGSTTTRIHGWSLSCTYPRPGVSSISTTIDIDTLDRVEYLVGNKNDGAPTDYPSQSSVPIENKPLGKKKKIALSQLDIEEKMSIALELLVKINSGPDVEECMVKLEELGSEEPLYSATVSILYEGDNYRKAWMNITEVDKLEN; the protein is encoded by the coding sequence GCTCATCCAAAAGCAAAGGCATTGAAGACTTCGCCTCTACCATTCCCAGATCTTTGTACAAAACTTTTTGAGGGTTCTACAACAACAAGAATTCATGGTTGGAGTCTAAGCTGTACATATCCCCGCCCTGGTGTCTCTTCTATATCTACTACTATAGATATAGATACACTTGATAGAGTCGAATATCTAGTTGGTAATAAGAATGATGGAGCTCCTACTGATTATCCATCTCAGTCTTCAGTTCCAAttgaaaataaacctttgggaaagaaaaaaaaaatcgcaTTATCTCAATTGGACATTGAAGAGAAGATGAGTATTGCATTGGAGTTATTGGTTAAAATAAATAGTGGGCCTGACGTTGAAGAGTGCATGGTAAAACTAGAAGAACTTGGATCGGAAGAACCATTATACAGTGCAACTGTTAGTATACTGTATGAAGGTGACAACTACAGGAAAGCATGGATGAACATTACCGAGGTTGACAAATTGGAGAATTGA